In Brachypodium distachyon strain Bd21 chromosome 2, Brachypodium_distachyon_v3.0, whole genome shotgun sequence, one genomic interval encodes:
- the LOC100844261 gene encoding bZIP transcription factor 11-like, with amino-acid sequence MASPGITTSSAGSVGAATPAVALTEERKRKRKESNRLSAQRSRARKQRQVDDLEAQVAAMRARNCAMAAAANEAERLCAAVQAENALLSARALELSARLESLTDLIQCMDAVMYSNNNTNNNSYYY; translated from the coding sequence ATGGCTTCTCCCGGCATCACGACGTCATCGGCCGGGTCAGTAGGGGCGGCGAcaccggcggtggcgctgACGGAGGAGAGGAAGCGGAAGCGCAAGGAGTCGAACCGGCTGTCGGCGCAGCGGTCGCGCGCGCGCAAGCAGAGGCAGGTGGACGACCTGGAGGCGCAGGTGGCCGCGATGCGCGCACGGAactgcgccatggccgcggccgcgAACGAGGCCGAGCGCCTGTGCGCGGCAGTCCAGGCCGAGAACGCGCTCCTCAGCGCCCGGGCGCTGGAGCTCTCGGCGCGGCTCGAGTCCCTCACCGACCTCATCCAGTGCATGGACGCCGTCATGTACTCCAACAAcaacaccaacaacaacagctactactactag